TTTTACATAGGTGCTCTGAATAATAAGATACTGATATATCTTCATATACCTTAGGTACTCCCCCACCAAACCCTGCTTACCCTCCTGGTTACAACCCTGCATATCCTGCTGCCCCTGCACCAGGAGCCTTCCCCCAACCTTACCAGTACCCAGGTGGCATGAAGCCAACTGGTAAGGTGCCAAATGCACCTCCAGGAGCGATGCCATATTCAGCCCCGGGAGCTCAACTTTATCCTCCGGCTCCAGGTGGATACCCAGGAGTGTCTCCTGCAGTTGGGTACCCAGGAGTCTCTCCTGCAGTTGGGTATCCAGGAGTCTCTCCTGCAGTTGGGTACCCAGGTGTCTCACATGCAGGTGGATACCCTGGTCATTACCCACGTTCTCCTAAAGGGGGTCACCACAAAAGTCCTCACTATGGTGGGGTAAATCCTATGAAAGGAGCGCTAGGCGGAGGATTGGGTTGTGGTGGGCATAAAGCCCATAAAAAGGGGAAGAAGGTGAAGAAAGGACATAAGGGGCACAAACTTGATCACCATGGCTTTGATCACCACAAGCATGGGCACCATAAGCACGGCAAGGTAAGCTCGCTTTTAAAGATGTCCTGTTGAAAAATCCTCTCCCTCATTCAGGTGAAATATCAATGTCAATCCTGGATAAAGGGATGCATTTAAACTTGCCTTCATCACCAAGTTTAAGCTTCTTATGTCAACTTGATTTCAGTCAGAGCTGCAAACACAAATCTTCATCCAGTAATATACTCTAGATACAGTCATGATTTGGTGAGTGCAACTAAGTTTAaagctgcgttcagactgcaggcaactaggataccaatcagatttccttcaaTATCCGacttttagggctgactgtccacact
This sequence is a window from Antennarius striatus isolate MH-2024 chromosome 5, ASM4005453v1, whole genome shotgun sequence. Protein-coding genes within it:
- the prr13 gene encoding proline-rich protein 13, with the translated sequence MWPNTGTPPPNPAYPPGYNPAYPAAPAPGAFPQPYQYPGGMKPTGKVPNAPPGAMPYSAPGAQLYPPAPGGYPGVSPAVGYPGVSPAVGYPGVSPAVGYPGVSHAGGYPGHYPRSPKGGHHKSPHYGGVNPMKGALGGGLGCGGHKAHKKGKKVKKGHKGHKLDHHGFDHHKHGHHKHGKSSSSSSSSSSSSSSSD